A single window of Zea mays cultivar B73 chromosome 10, Zm-B73-REFERENCE-NAM-5.0, whole genome shotgun sequence DNA harbors:
- the LOC103642333 gene encoding RING-H2 finger protein ATL67, which yields MERPTVRSGRPSVSSTTARPQLSNLGLGYSIAIALGFLILFASFLLAFYFCFGRGGDYWAGEAVTTASSSGHLSITVPRVLFVAEGSESPEDDAYPSSSAAAACSPVGLDAAAIASYPKVAFSSRAAEANAMCSICLSEYRDGETLRVMPECRHGFHVACLDAWLSRSASCPVCRSSPVPTPNATPLSELVPLSQYAADRRRRR from the coding sequence ATGGAGCGCCCAACCGTCCGTTCCGGCCGCCCCTCGGTCAGCTCCACGACGGCACGACCTCAGCTCTCCAACCTGGGCCTCGGCTACTCCATCGCCATCGCGCTCGGCTTCCTCATCCTGTTCGCCTCCTTCCTGCTGGCTTTCTACTTCTGCTTCGGCCGCGGCGGGGACTACTGGGCCGGGGAAGCAGTCACCACGGCGTCCAGCTCCGGCCACCTCTCCATCACCGTCCCGCGCGTGCTCTTCGTCGCGGAGGGGTCCGAGTCCCCCGAAGACGACGCTTacccctcctcctccgccgccgcgGCCTGCTCCCCCGtcgggctcgacgcggccgccatcGCTTCCTACCCCAAGGTCGCCTTCTCCAGCAGGGCCGCCGAGGCCAACGCCATGTGCTCCATCTGCCTCAGCGAGTACAGGGACGGCGAGACGCTGCGCGTGATGCCCGAGTGCAGGCACGGCTTCCACGTCGCGTGCCTCGACGCCTGGCTGAGCCGGAGCGCGTCCTGCCCCGTCTGCAGGTCCTCTCCCGTCCCGACGCCCAATGCCACGCCGCTCTCCGAGCTCGTCCCGCTCTCGCAGTACGCCGCCGACCGGAGGCGCCGCAGGTGA